Proteins from a single region of Puntigrus tetrazona isolate hp1 chromosome 2, ASM1883169v1, whole genome shotgun sequence:
- the cdh18a gene encoding cadherin-18a has protein sequence MRAASSPVCLSPLLLCLCVLQRSYGTPSPPSPTFTHNQTKLPDGDKDSHHRPKRGWIWNQFFVLEEHIGPDAQYVGKLHSNSDKGDGSVQYLLSGEGAGTIFTINELTGDIHAKKSLDREKKSHYVLHARAVDRFTNTAVEPESEFIIKVQDVNDNAPKFPDGPFSASVPEMADIGTSVFQITATDADDPTYGNSAKIVYSILQGQPFFTVDPKTGVIRTALPNMDRETREMYSVIIQAKDMAGSVGGLSGSTTVNISLTDVNDNPPRFPQKNYQLYVPESAQVGKAVGKIKANDEDLGVNAEMTYRITNEEGAAMFSISSDSDKREGVISLRKPLDYEKRKAYSLNIEGVNTHLDPRFSYLGPFKDTTTLKLIIGDVDEAPVFTMDYYIMDVYENSPAGTDVGMVTAQDPDSTRSKVRYSIDHNAEGDALFTIDVDSGLITTTRSLDREEVAWHNITVMASEIDNPNLVSYVPVTVQVLDVNDNAPYIATDSALVVCEGSKAGQVIQTIRATDKDNFANGRFTFALPEDLPANPNFTLKDNEDSSASVLARRQGFSQAEQELYQLPVVVWDGGEPVLSSTSTLTLRVCPCQRGARTPVCRAQAFLSSAGLSTGALIAILLCVLILLAIVVLFVTLRSKKSKKEPLIISAEDIRENVVTYDDEGGGEEDTEAFDIAALRNPAAAEEMRIRKDLQSEVWRAMGTEALSQALTLPDEDIHEVIKLKVVEADRDMSGPPYDSLQTYAYEGRGSPSGSISSLDLPEPQTELDLSEVDNWGPEVQILSRVFQEKGQQHVP, from the exons TTACACTCAAACTCAGACAAAGGTGATGGCTCCGTCCAATATCTACTCTCCGGAGAAGGTGCCGGTACCATATTCACAATCAATGAGTTAACGGGCGATATTCATGCAAAGAAAAGCTTggacagagagaagaagagcCATTATGTCCTCCACGCTCGGGCTGTCGACCGCTTCACCAACACAGCTGTGGAACCCGAGTCCGAATTCATCATCAAGGTCCAGGATGTGAACGACAATGCACCTAAATTCCCAGATGGCCCCTTTTCAGCCTCCGTGCCTGAGATGGCAGACATCG GAACGTCGGTATTCCAGATCACTGCCACAGACGCCGACGATCCCACCTACGGAAACAGCGCCAAGATCGTCTACAGCATTCTCCAAGGGCAGCCTTTCTTCACCGTCGACCCCAAAACTG GTGTCATCAGGACAGCTTTGCCGAACATGGACAGAGAAACTAGAGAGATGTACTCCGTCATCATCCAAGCCAAAGACATGGCCGGCTCCGTCGGGGGTCTCTCTGGATCGACGACAGTCAACATCTCACTGACCGACGTCAACGACAATCCACCACGATTCCCTCAAA AGAACTATCAGCTGTACGTGCCAGAATCTGCTCAGGTAGGGAAAGCAGTTGGTAAAATCAAAGCGAACGATGAAGACCTTGGCGTCAACGCTGAGATGACATACAGAATTACCAATGAAGAAGGCGCTGCCATGTTTTCCATCTCTTCAGACAGTGACAAGAGAGAAGGAGTCATCTCCCTCAGAAAG CCTCTGGACTATGAGAAGAGGAAGGCTTACTCTTTGAACATAGAAGGTGTCAATACCCATCTGGATCCTCGTTTTTCCTACCTGGGTCCTTTCAAAGACACCACCACGCTCAAGCTTATCATCGGGGATGTTGACGAAGCTCCGGTGTTTACTATGGACTACTATATCATGGATGTGTATGAAAACTCTCCGGCTGGGACAGATGTTGGCATGGTAACTGCTCAAGACCCAGACAGCACAAGAAGCAAAGTCAG GTATTCCATAGACCATAATGCAGAAGGTGATGCACTTTTCACCATCGATGTTGACAGTGGACTTATTACAACAACCAGAAGTCTAGACCGAGAGGAGGTAGCCTGGCACAACATCACAGTGATGGCTTCAGAGATCG acaatCCAAATCTGGTGAGCTATGTACCAGTCACTGTCCAGGTCTTGGATGTCAATGACAATGCCCCCTATATTGCCACAGACAGCGCTTTGGTTGTGTGTGAAGGCTCCAAGGCAGGCCAG GTCATTCAGACCATCAGGGCAACAGACAAGGACAACTTTGCCAACGGTCGGTTCACTTTTGCTCTACCAGAAGACCTTCCAGCGAATCCAAACTTCACTCTGAAGGACaatgaag ATAGCAGCGCGAGCGTGTTGGCGCGCAGGCAAGGCTTCAGCCAGGCGGAACAGGAGCTGTACCAGCTGCCCGTGGTCGTGTGGGATGGAGGAGAGCCGGTCCTCAGCAGCACCAGCACTCTTACTCTCAGGGTGTGTCCGTGCCAGCGAGGGGCCAGGACGCCAGTGTGCAGGGCCCAAGCCTTCCTGTCCTCGGCCGGTCTCAGCACCGGAGCCCTCATTGCCATCCTGCTATGTGTGCTCATCCTCTTGG CCATCGTGGTTCTGTTTGTCACTCTGCGGAGCAAGAAGAGCAAAAAGGAGCCTCTGATCATCTCGGCGGAAGATATCAGAGAGAATGTAGTCACTTACGATGACGAGGGAGGAGGCGAGGAAGACACAGAGGCCTTTGACATAGCGGCGTTGAGGAACCCCGCAGCGGCAGAGGAGATGAGGATTAGGAAGGACCTGCAGTCGGAAGTGTGGAGAGCAATGGGGACCGAGGCTCTCAGCCAGGCTTTGACCTTACCGGACGAGGACATCCATGAGGTGATTAAGCTTAAGGTAGTCGAGGCCGACCGGGACATGAGTGGCCCTCCGTACGATTCTCTTCAGACTTACGCTTACGAGGGCcgcggctccccgtccggcTCCATAAGCTCTCTGGACCTGCCCGAGCCCCAGACGGAGTTGGACCTCAGTGAGGTAGACAACTGGGGCCCTGAGGTACAAATACTGAGCAGAGTCTTTCAAGAGAAAGGCCAGCAGCACGTCCCGTAA